The sequence attttcgtTTTTACTACTTTAATAATTTGGGACATGAAAAAAGtgctgaacttttttaaaaatgagAATTTTAAAATAAAATGTTCGTGGATTAAAAAAAGTTtgctattcaaaaaatgttcgaaatTTTGAATACAAAGGttcaagaaataaaaaaaatacatgtattaaaaaatgttaaagaaATTGAACAAAAGTTCGCCAATTCAAAAATTAttcatgaatggaaaaatatcCTAAAAAATCCAAAATTGTTCGTGACCTACAAAATAatttattcattcataaaatgttcggtgattcaaaaaatgatcatgcatttccaaaaatgttcattaaatcaaaaaaatgttcgtgGATTTCAAAAATTGTTACACCAATTTCCTAAAACATGTTCGCAGATTCGAGAAATGTTTTCCTATTCAAGACAATTGTTTAAGAAAAACgttcacaattttttttaaaaaatgtttgcagatattataaaatgttcaagaatttgaaatatgttcttgattttagaaaatgttcgaaAATTTATAAAAGTGTTCACGAATTTGAACAACGGTCACGAGttgaaaaaaaatgtttgtgatttcacgaaattgagagtgatagtgtatctcgatGATGCAGTAAAATGTGGTCATGGCCATTGTAGGTTATGATTTAGTTTCCCGTTGCAttgcacgggcccttttgctagtaaccCTCTAATTATGGAATGAAACTCTCATATTCTGCGCAGAAAAAATATATGAAAACGGGCCGGTGGATCAACTTATTTTGTTATTCTTTAGTTAGGAAATCCATCGTCGTGGCTTTTCACGGCCTGCACTGCGTTTCATTCACTACTCCTCAGCCCACCAGAGACACCCCGGAGGCCGCAGCCGCACCAATCAACAGTTCAGATCGAGATCCCGTCGCAGTGAGTGAGTAGGGCGAGATGAGCAGAGCTCGCTCGCCGCCGGCGCTGGACGACGACGACCTGCTGCCCGAGatcctcctgcgcctccccccgCAGCCGTCCTCCCTCCCCCGCGCATCCCTCGTCTGCAAGCGCTGGCGCAGCGTCGCCTCCGACCCGGCCTTCTCGCGCCGcttccgccgccaccaccgccgcaacCCTCCCCTCCTCGGTCTCTTCCGCGTCGAATACAATCCCCACGTCGAGCTCCGCTTCGAGCCTTCCCTCGGTGCCCCAAATCGAATCTCGCCCGAACGCCTCTCCTGGCGAGGAAACGAGGATGCCGGCTTCTACCATCCCCTCGGATGCCGCCATGGCCTGGTGCTAATCCTCGACACAACGCAGAAGCAGGTCCTGGTGTGGGACCCTGTCACCGGCGACCAGCACCGCGTCGCCATTCCCCCAGGGTTCCAACTTGTTAGAACCCTACCCAGCGGTGCGGTGCTTCGCGGTGCCGCCGGAGACggcgaccacttccaggtggtctTGGTAGGCTATGGTGAGGAACAAATTGCACAGGTGCTCGGCTGCATTTACTCATCGGAAACTGGTGCGTGGGGCGATCTCATCTCGACATCGGTTAGATCCAAGGATATCGTGGCTTCTATGGATAAGCCTGCTGTGCTGGTTGGGGATTCCCTTTACTGGTTGCTTCATCCCGATGGAATTCTTGAGTTTGATCTTGATAGTAAGAGACTATCTGTGATACCTTTGCCTGTGGAATTGGATTTGGTGAGCAGCAGTTTATTGTTCTCAGTTATACGGGCAGATAGCGGTGGGCTTGGTTTCCTCCTTTTGTCAGACTTCAATGCCCAATTGTGGGAGAGGAAGACCGGTTCTGATGGTGTTACTTCATGGGTGCTGGAAACAACTATTGAAATTGATAGCCTACTTCCTCTGGATTACGCAGAGGAGGGAGGCCCCCCAGTGATACTAGCGTATGCCGAAGAAAATAACACGGCTCTCATGTTAGATGTTGGTCACCGTGGTGGTCTCTTCATGATCCAGCTTAAGTCATTCAAGTTTGAGAAACTCTTGCGAAACAACAACTTAGATTACTTTCACTTATTCGAAAGTGTCTACACTGCAGGTAATAGCACGCTTTACATCATGGGTGTAAAAAGCAAGTTGATTTTCGATAATTGATTGACGGAGTTACCATGCATACCCTTTGGTGTTAAGCTAACAATTTTAAGCAGTGACATATTACTTTTTTTCTTTTGCTGCTTGATGACCTTCCAAAATATAGTGATGATGTCTCTAGGGTTCTGTTCTGATGCTTGCAAGGCACCACTTATGTAATGATTATGATCTACAAAATACATGTTAGTGCTATCTATTTTATTTATTGTTCTGTAGCCAGGCGGCCGGCTCAATTGACCTACAGTTAGCCATTTTGTAATACTTGTGGTTCAAGTCAGAGCTAGCAAACTATATTTCACTAAACTACATGAACATTCTTTACTACAAGTATAGGTAGCTCAATCACTTTTGCTGCTAGGATTTATATTACCTAGTTCCTTTCAGGCTATTTTTTTTGAAGATTAATTATATCTGAATAGTCTTGGTCACTTTTGTTGCTAGGATTTGTTGGCATGAATATGTTTTTATTTTTCCAATATGGCATGGAGTGAGCTTAATAAATTCTTGATAAGTTATCTCTTTGGACAAGCTAATTGTCTAAGTTTGCATCTTCATTTTTACATAATCagtttgtactgtttttgaaatattcaGTAATTTGACAGTAGGTCTGGTTTTGTTTACCTTTTGCTCATATTGTCGAAATGTCTATTTTTAACTGCAGCTCTGAGTTATATCTTGATGCCGCCTCGTATATGTTTGGCTGTTTGTTGAAATGTCGTTGTTTGTTTGACTTTTTACGCTTGCAGAAACATGCATTGGTGGTGGAGCTGGTCTTTTACACAGCACATAAGATGATTGCCCTGTTAGATGTGCATTGTGATGTACTGGTTAACCAGGTAAGCTTATCTTTTATATGAAGGTTGGGGTAGTTTAACTCGTAAGCAAAATGTATTAGTTTCCCTTTTACTACCATTTCTCAAGTAGTACAAGAGAAGAGTGAAATATTTTCTCTACAACTCTTTGCTTAGTTTGTTGCCCACTCATCTGGCCAGTAGCATGTAGCTATGTGTAGGCATGTAGCTATGCTTTGTGGGCAGTCTTATTTCTCCATATTTGGTCATGTTAGATGTTCAACACTTCATATTGAACAGATGATCAAAATGGCATGGCTATATTCACCCTAAATACTGCTTTCATCATGAACTGCGTCTTCTTTGCTGCTGTACAGAGTAAAAAAGATGACATATTTGTAGATTAAAGGAAGTATATATGTACTGATAGGATGATGCACGATCATTATTTGAGGCTTCTACTGCATGTATTTTGTTAAATTTGATTTGTTACCAACTAGCTAGCTCTTACATATCTGAAAAGTACGACTATCAGCCCTCATATGCCCATGATAACAAAGAATATTCGACAATGATTTGATAAGCTAGGCTGTTCAGAATTCCCCTCCAATGGACTTATTTTTGACCACTAATACTTTAGCCTCCACTAAGTTCAAAAACTTGATGGTGACATTAGAATTTCCTGGCGTGCCACTATTCTACAAATCAGCTATTGCTTCTTTATGTTTGTATTGTTGGCATTGTGTTAATGCTGAGGGGGCCGAAAACCGGAGCTTTTGGTACAAGTCCACAATACTAGTGAAGCCAACGTTTACTGTTTGAGTCATACAAATATTGTGAGATATAACTTTAACAGCTTTTACGTCAATGGCTCGTACAAATTGGTTTGACTGATGAAACTGATTTCTCCACAGGTACCTATAATTACATTCTGGCGGCTGATCTGCGGAAGTGGATTTGTTCTGCTCTAGGTCCTTCCATTCTGTATGCTGTGCACGTGGGGCCTTGTGTAGGACGTTTGGTCCTGTCAGTTAATCTCGTTTTTTTATGCTTGCAGGACGTTTTGTGGCAGGCAGCCAAAGTGTCGGTGGCGTCACTGTTTGCTTATGTGCCCGTTGTGCCAGGTCGAGATTTGAAATTTAAATCACTGCTTGTGTTTCACCTCATGACGGCATTTATGGCGCATGTGTGTACATGCGCGTTGTTGTATTCTTATTAGATGAAACTTTGCGTCGAAAAGGTACCGTTGCTGCAGTGATGCTATTATGACTTGAATTTGTATTATGATCAAGCAGGAGCTATTATGACTTGAATTCTCCACAGGTACCATTGCTGTTGTATGCTTTATGTGAAGTCTGATTTCTTCAGTTTTGGCCAGGCCACTATGGACAACACATGATCAAAATTGGATGACTATATATATTTACTGATTTATTATCATGAAAGCGGTGGTGAAAGTATGTACTACTTGATGCTGTGTAGAGTAAAACAACAATAGCAATCATTTTGGTTTGTATTAAACTTAATATGCGGAGCAACGGTTCTTAAACTATTGCACATCTTTTGTCGAATAACAGAATAATACAAACACCTTTCAAGAAAGTTGTGAAGTTAATTTATGTGAGATGACATGTGTCTTGACATTAGATGGGGGAAACACACCAAAGCACCCCACCGCGCGCGTCAGACAAGAACATTCTCAGATGGCTACAGGAAGTTGATAGTAATGCCGATGTGGGCGTCAGGGGTCGGGCGATGAACGAGCCACT comes from Triticum aestivum cultivar Chinese Spring chromosome 5B, IWGSC CS RefSeq v2.1, whole genome shotgun sequence and encodes:
- the LOC123117806 gene encoding putative F-box/kelch-repeat protein At3g17280, coding for MSRARSPPALDDDDLLPEILLRLPPQPSSLPRASLVCKRWRSVASDPAFSRRFRRHHRRNPPLLGLFRVEYNPHVELRFEPSLGAPNRISPERLSWRGNEDAGFYHPLGCRHGLVLILDTTQKQVLVWDPVTGDQHRVAIPPGFQLVRTLPSGAVLRGAAGDGDHFQVVLVGYGEEQIAQVLGCIYSSETGAWGDLISTSVRSKDIVASMDKPAVLVGDSLYWLLHPDGILEFDLDSKRLSVIPLPVELDLVSSSLLFSVIRADSGGLGFLLLSDFNAQLWERKTGSDGVTSWVLETTIEIDSLLPLDYAEEGGPPVILAYAEENNTALMLDVGHRGGLFMIQLKSFKFEKLLRNNNLDYFHLFESVYTAETCIGGGAGLLHST